A window of Flavobacterium flavigenum contains these coding sequences:
- the aroC gene encoding chorismate synthase, with protein MAGNSYGTLYKVTTFGESHGEALGGIIDGCPSGIQLDFEAIEFDMARRKPGQSAIVTQRKEPDAVQFLSGIFEGKTTGTPIGFIIPNTNQKSDDYSHIKDNYRPSHADYVYDQKYGFRDYRGGGRSSARETASRVVAGAIAKQMLPEIKINAYVSSVGPVHLETPYQELDFSKIESNPVRCPDEKSAAIMEEYIRDIRKQGDTVGGVVSCVIQNVPVGLGEPVFDKLHAELGKAMLSINAVKGFEYGSGFSGSEMKGSEHNDLYNTDGTTKTNLSGGIQGGISNGMDIYFRVAFKPVATIMQTQDSLDNKGNITPMTGKGRHDPCVVPRAVPIVEAMAAIVLADFYLINKTY; from the coding sequence ATGGCAGGAAATAGCTACGGCACACTATATAAAGTTACCACATTTGGAGAATCTCATGGGGAAGCTTTAGGCGGAATCATCGACGGTTGTCCATCAGGAATTCAGCTTGATTTTGAAGCAATTGAGTTCGATATGGCGAGAAGAAAACCAGGACAGTCAGCAATTGTTACACAAAGAAAAGAACCGGATGCGGTTCAGTTTTTATCGGGTATTTTTGAAGGTAAGACGACAGGAACTCCAATTGGTTTTATTATTCCGAATACCAATCAAAAATCAGATGATTATTCACATATAAAAGACAACTACAGACCAAGTCATGCAGATTATGTGTATGATCAAAAATATGGTTTCAGGGATTATCGCGGTGGTGGAAGAAGTTCTGCACGTGAAACTGCCAGCAGAGTAGTTGCAGGAGCGATTGCAAAACAAATGCTGCCGGAAATTAAAATTAATGCTTACGTTTCATCTGTTGGTCCGGTTCATTTAGAGACACCTTATCAGGAATTGGATTTTTCTAAAATAGAAAGCAATCCAGTTCGTTGCCCTGATGAAAAATCAGCAGCAATTATGGAAGAATACATTCGTGATATCCGTAAACAGGGAGATACTGTTGGTGGAGTAGTTTCATGTGTAATTCAGAACGTTCCTGTTGGTTTAGGAGAACCAGTTTTTGATAAACTGCATGCCGAATTAGGCAAAGCAATGCTTTCAATCAATGCCGTAAAAGGTTTTGAATACGGAAGCGGTTTTTCAGGCTCAGAAATGAAAGGAAGCGAGCATAACGACTTATACAATACTGACGGAACTACAAAAACGAATCTTTCCGGTGGAATTCAGGGAGGAATCAGCAACGGAATGGATATTTATTTCAGGGTAGCCTTCAAACCTGTAGCGACTATCATGCAGACCCAGGATTCGTTAGATAATAAAGGTAACATTACGCCCATGACCGGAAAAGGACGTCATGACCCGTGTGTGGTACCAAGAGCCGTGCCTATTGTTGAGGCTATGGCGGCTATTGTTCTAGCTGATTTTTATTTAATTAACAAGACCTATTAA
- a CDS encoding UDP-2,3-diacylglucosamine diphosphatase, with product MKKRNVELVIISDVHLGTYGSHAKELNNYLSSIKPKTLVLNGDIIDAWQFRKSYFPKSHLKVIQRIIGMASKGTKVFYITGNHDEILRKFSDMNMGNFSLVDKLVLELDDKKAWVFHGDVFDASVQHSKWIAKLGGLGYDYLILCNRFANWCLAKLGKEPYSFSKKIKASVKKAVKFISDFETTATDLAIEKKYDYVICGHIHEPKIIEKENKYGSTLYLNSGDWIENLTALEYHKKRWKLFSYSNADFAETEENLFEMEDILTSELFTSITKK from the coding sequence TTGAAAAAAAGAAATGTCGAATTAGTCATCATTTCCGATGTGCATTTAGGAACTTACGGCAGCCATGCCAAGGAGTTAAACAACTATCTTTCAAGCATTAAACCCAAAACATTAGTTTTAAACGGAGATATTATCGATGCCTGGCAATTTAGAAAATCATACTTTCCAAAATCACATCTAAAAGTTATTCAGCGCATTATCGGAATGGCTTCAAAAGGCACTAAAGTGTTTTATATCACCGGAAATCATGATGAAATCCTGAGAAAATTCAGCGATATGAATATGGGTAATTTTTCTTTGGTAGATAAATTAGTTTTAGAATTGGACGACAAAAAAGCATGGGTTTTTCATGGAGACGTTTTTGATGCATCCGTACAACACTCAAAATGGATTGCAAAACTAGGCGGCCTTGGTTATGACTATTTGATTTTGTGTAATCGATTTGCAAATTGGTGTTTAGCCAAATTAGGAAAAGAACCTTATTCATTTTCAAAAAAAATAAAAGCCAGTGTAAAAAAAGCCGTAAAATTTATTTCTGATTTCGAAACTACTGCGACCGATCTGGCAATTGAAAAAAAATACGATTATGTAATCTGCGGACATATTCATGAGCCTAAAATTATTGAAAAGGAAAACAAATATGGATCAACTCTATATTTAAATTCAGGAGACTGGATCGAAAATTTAACAGCTTTAGAATATCACAAAAAACGCTGGAAATTATTCTCCTATTCTAATGCTGACTTTGCCGAAACTGAAGAAAATCTCTTTGAAATGGAAGATATTTTAACTTCAGAATTATTTACCTCTATAACTAAAAAGTAA
- a CDS encoding ABC transporter ATPase, giving the protein MYIPFENLPGESRVWIYQSNRKFSEEEFSEIETDLKAFVECWAAHGTSLEASFLLKYNRFIILAVNQEVQAATGCSIDSSVEFIQSLEKKYNVDLLDKMNVTFKLGEHIAHKPLIDFKKMVKDKSVSENTIVFNNLVNNIEEFNESWEVPAADSWHSRFF; this is encoded by the coding sequence ATGTATATACCTTTTGAAAATTTACCTGGTGAATCCAGAGTCTGGATTTATCAATCGAACAGAAAATTTTCTGAGGAGGAATTTTCGGAAATAGAGACTGACTTAAAAGCATTCGTAGAATGCTGGGCAGCTCACGGAACTAGTCTTGAAGCCTCTTTCTTGCTGAAATACAATCGTTTTATTATATTAGCAGTTAATCAGGAAGTACAGGCAGCTACAGGCTGTTCAATTGACAGCTCTGTAGAATTCATTCAAAGTTTAGAGAAGAAATATAACGTCGATCTGCTTGATAAAATGAATGTTACTTTTAAACTTGGTGAACACATCGCTCATAAACCATTGATTGATTTTAAGAAGATGGTAAAAGACAAATCGGTTTCTGAAAATACGATTGTATTTAATAATCTGGTAAACAATATCGAAGAGTTTAATGAATCGTGGGAAGTTCCGGCGGCTGATAGCTGGCACAGTCGTTTTTTTTAA
- the bshA gene encoding N-acetyl-alpha-D-glucosaminyl L-malate synthase BshA, whose protein sequence is MKIAIVCYPTFGGSGVVATELGLELARRGHEIHFITYSQPVRLALLNPNVHYHEVNVPEYPLFHYQPYELALSSKLVDMVKLYKIELLHVHYAIPHAYAGYMAKQMLKNEGINLPMVTTLHGTDITLVGNHPFYKPAVTFSINKSDYVTSVSQSLKDDTLKLFKIKNKIKVIPNFIELDKVVKDPQAPCHRSVMANENERIITHISNFRKVKRIPDIIKIFYLIQKEMPAKLMMVGDGPEKENAELLCQELGIQDKVIFFGNSNEIDKILLLTDLFLLPSETESFGLAALEAMACGVPVISSNSGGLPEVNFDGVSGYLSDVGNVEEMAANAIKILKDDKVLKEFKNNALEVAKKFDIKNILPKYEALYQKAIDDYKE, encoded by the coding sequence ATGAAAATAGCAATAGTTTGTTATCCGACCTTTGGCGGAAGTGGGGTAGTAGCCACTGAATTAGGTCTTGAATTAGCCAGACGCGGACACGAAATCCATTTTATTACGTATAGCCAGCCTGTACGATTGGCGCTTTTAAATCCAAATGTCCATTATCACGAAGTAAACGTTCCTGAATATCCTCTTTTTCATTATCAGCCCTATGAACTGGCTTTGTCTAGCAAACTGGTTGATATGGTAAAATTATACAAAATTGAGCTCCTGCATGTACATTATGCTATTCCGCATGCTTACGCAGGGTACATGGCAAAGCAAATGCTGAAGAACGAAGGGATTAATCTTCCGATGGTTACAACCCTTCACGGAACCGATATTACGCTGGTTGGAAACCATCCTTTTTATAAACCTGCTGTAACTTTTAGTATTAATAAATCGGATTATGTGACTTCAGTTTCACAAAGTCTTAAAGATGATACGCTGAAATTATTTAAAATTAAGAATAAAATTAAGGTAATTCCGAATTTCATTGAATTGGATAAGGTTGTTAAGGATCCGCAGGCACCATGTCATCGTAGTGTTATGGCAAATGAAAATGAACGGATTATTACCCATATCAGTAACTTTAGAAAAGTAAAACGAATTCCGGATATAATTAAAATTTTCTATCTTATTCAAAAAGAAATGCCGGCGAAACTTATGATGGTTGGCGATGGTCCCGAAAAAGAAAATGCAGAACTGTTATGTCAGGAACTAGGAATCCAGGATAAAGTAATTTTCTTTGGGAACAGCAATGAGATTGATAAGATTTTGCTTTTGACAGACTTGTTTTTACTGCCATCAGAAACAGAAAGTTTTGGTCTGGCGGCTTTAGAAGCAATGGCTTGTGGAGTTCCGGTAATTTCGAGTAATTCAGGAGGTTTGCCGGAAGTAAATTTCGACGGTGTTTCAGGATATTTGAGCGATGTAGGGAATGTTGAAGAAATGGCCGCAAATGCCATTAAAATTCTTAAAGACGATAAGGTTTTGAAAGAATTTAAAAACAATGCTTTAGAAGTTGCTAAAAAATTCGATATTAAAAACATATTACCTAAATATGAAGCGTTATATCAAAAAGCAATAGACGATTATAAAGAATAG
- a CDS encoding (Fe-S)-binding protein produces the protein MSYLDNILFAIVLIAGFAFFASGVKKIIRNINLGIDVDRSDNPKARWTNMAMIALGQSKMVKRPIAGVLHIFVYVGFIIINIELLEIIIDGLFGTHRIFAPYLGGVYDVLIASFEILAILVIFAVTVFWIRRNLIRLKRFIHSDLNGFPKNDANYILYFETVLMILFLLMNASDLHLQNVPGGVFHKAGSFPVSQFIAPIFNGMSNEMVVVLFEVFWWVHIVGILCFMNYLYFSKHLHILLAFPNTYFADLKPKGQFDNLASVTKEVKLMMDPNADPFAAAPVDENAVPSKFGASDVQDLNWVQLLNAYTCTECGRCTSACPANQTGKKLSPRKIMMDTRDRVQEVGKNIDANKGVFVPDNKTLLNDYITPEELWACTSCNACVEECPVNISPLSIIMDMRRYLVMEQSAAPMSLNAMMTNIENNGAPWQYSQQDRLNWKNEN, from the coding sequence ATGAGCTATCTAGATAATATTTTGTTTGCTATAGTTCTGATAGCAGGTTTTGCTTTTTTTGCTTCCGGAGTAAAAAAAATCATCAGAAATATCAATTTAGGTATTGACGTAGACAGAAGCGATAATCCTAAAGCACGCTGGACAAACATGGCCATGATTGCACTCGGACAATCTAAAATGGTGAAACGTCCTATAGCAGGAGTGCTTCATATTTTTGTGTATGTTGGATTTATAATTATCAATATTGAATTACTCGAAATTATAATTGATGGTCTATTCGGAACACATAGAATTTTTGCGCCTTATTTAGGTGGTGTGTATGATGTCTTGATTGCTTCTTTTGAAATATTAGCCATACTTGTGATTTTTGCTGTAACCGTTTTTTGGATCAGAAGGAATCTGATTCGGCTGAAACGTTTTATACATTCTGATTTAAATGGCTTTCCCAAAAATGATGCTAATTATATCCTGTACTTTGAAACGGTTCTGATGATTTTGTTTTTATTGATGAACGCTTCAGATCTGCATTTACAAAATGTTCCTGGAGGTGTTTTTCATAAAGCAGGAAGTTTTCCGGTAAGCCAGTTTATAGCACCAATTTTTAACGGAATGTCAAATGAAATGGTTGTCGTTTTATTTGAAGTGTTCTGGTGGGTGCATATTGTAGGTATTTTGTGTTTTATGAACTATTTGTATTTTTCAAAACACCTGCATATTCTTTTAGCATTTCCAAATACTTATTTTGCCGATTTGAAGCCAAAAGGACAGTTCGATAATCTGGCATCTGTTACTAAAGAAGTGAAATTGATGATGGATCCAAATGCTGATCCGTTTGCAGCAGCACCAGTAGATGAAAATGCAGTGCCTTCAAAATTTGGTGCTAGTGATGTTCAGGATTTAAACTGGGTACAACTATTGAATGCTTACACTTGTACAGAATGCGGGCGTTGTACATCGGCTTGTCCGGCTAACCAGACTGGTAAAAAGTTGTCTCCTCGTAAAATCATGATGGATACAAGGGATCGTGTGCAGGAAGTAGGAAAAAATATCGATGCCAATAAGGGCGTTTTTGTTCCGGATAATAAAACATTACTGAACGATTATATAACGCCTGAAGAGTTGTGGGCTTGTACATCTTGTAATGCCTGTGTAGAAGAATGTCCTGTAAATATTAGTCCGTTATCTATTATCATGGATATGCGTCGTTACCTAGTAATGGAGCAAAGTGCTGCACCAATGTCACTAAATGCAATGATGACTAATATAGAGAATAATGGTGCTCCCTGGCAATACAGTCAGCAGGATCGATTGAACTGGAAAAACGAGAATTAA
- a CDS encoding N-acetylmuramoyl-L-alanine amidase family protein: protein MNVFNKTKLLFISFLTITSFCAYSQSNVFKVTLDAGHGDHDFGAVYSGRIEKNIALAIVLKVGKILEASPNVQVIYTRKTDVFIDLVERANIANRANSNIFVSIHCNANKNTAADGTETYVMGLSKVASNLEAAKKENSVITLEKDYKRKYEGFDPNSPESMIGMTLMQEEYLDNSISLASKIEDNFEKLGKKLRHGGVKQAPFMVLHKAYMPRVLVEAGFVSNPTEGDILNSEAGQNDIAEAIAQAILSYKREYFGTGALEINDVKPAKDTSVPAKPKTVEAAPKVVKDAPKGTFFKVQLIASIKKTPLEPKNFKGLKNITMIYENNIYKYFYQETSDYEMAKKYLQEAKSKGYGASFLVATRNGEKINIQDAIK, encoded by the coding sequence ATGAATGTTTTTAACAAAACTAAACTACTATTTATTTCTTTTCTAACGATAACGTCTTTTTGTGCTTACTCTCAGTCCAATGTTTTTAAAGTAACCCTTGATGCAGGACACGGGGATCACGATTTCGGGGCCGTTTACAGTGGTCGTATTGAAAAAAATATTGCTTTGGCTATTGTACTTAAAGTTGGAAAAATATTAGAAGCTAGTCCGAATGTTCAGGTTATTTATACCCGAAAAACAGATGTTTTTATAGATTTGGTTGAAAGGGCTAATATTGCAAACAGAGCCAACTCCAATATTTTCGTTTCCATACATTGTAATGCAAATAAAAATACGGCTGCAGATGGAACAGAAACTTATGTTATGGGTTTAAGTAAAGTGGCCTCGAATCTTGAAGCTGCGAAAAAAGAGAACTCGGTTATTACTTTGGAAAAAGATTATAAACGTAAATACGAAGGGTTCGACCCTAATTCACCTGAATCTATGATAGGAATGACGCTAATGCAGGAAGAATATCTTGATAATAGTATCTCGTTAGCCAGCAAAATTGAGGATAATTTTGAAAAATTAGGAAAAAAGCTTCGTCACGGAGGTGTAAAGCAAGCTCCTTTTATGGTGTTGCATAAAGCTTATATGCCAAGGGTTTTAGTTGAAGCTGGTTTTGTATCTAATCCTACTGAAGGGGATATTTTAAATTCAGAAGCCGGTCAAAACGATATTGCAGAAGCTATTGCCCAGGCAATTTTAAGTTATAAAAGGGAATATTTTGGCACAGGAGCCCTGGAAATAAATGACGTTAAACCTGCAAAAGATACTTCTGTCCCTGCAAAGCCAAAGACAGTTGAAGCTGCTCCAAAGGTTGTTAAAGATGCCCCTAAAGGAACTTTCTTTAAAGTGCAGCTTATTGCAAGTATAAAAAAAACGCCATTAGAACCTAAAAACTTCAAAGGGCTGAAAAACATAACCATGATTTATGAAAATAATATTTATAAATATTTCTATCAGGAAACTTCAGATTACGAAATGGCTAAAAAATACCTGCAAGAAGCTAAGAGTAAAGGATATGGTGCTTCATTTTTAGTAGCAACAAGAAATGGGGAAAAAATCAATATTCAGGACGCTATCAAATAA
- a CDS encoding MlaD family protein, with protein sequence MKLTREIKTAILVIASILLFIWGYSFLKGRDLFTNYKTLYVEYDNVEDLAQSAPVTLNGLGIGKVNKITINETTGKLLVELQLKTDFPISKTSKASLYSPSLIGGKQIKIIPNLADKIPAEDGQTLESTVELGLTESLGGKIEPIQQKLDLMLANINTLVSGLNNVLDKKGQENLKKSLSELSETMEQFHRASGSLNSILDTNKGQINGIVTNFNKISGNFNKLSDSLNKADLGKTVRNLNQTLAKVDGIMSNLNSGKGTAGKLLNDDALYNNLSKTSKELELLLQDVRLNPTRYVNVSVFGKKNKPYLAPKEEENPTNNK encoded by the coding sequence TTGAAACTAACAAGAGAAATTAAAACGGCTATATTAGTCATCGCGTCAATTCTATTATTTATTTGGGGATATAGTTTTTTAAAAGGCAGGGATCTTTTTACTAACTACAAAACATTATACGTTGAATATGATAATGTTGAGGATTTGGCTCAGTCAGCTCCCGTAACTTTAAACGGACTTGGAATTGGTAAAGTAAATAAAATTACAATTAATGAAACAACAGGGAAGTTATTGGTAGAACTTCAGTTAAAAACTGATTTTCCAATTTCTAAAACCAGTAAAGCGTCACTGTATTCACCGAGCTTGATTGGAGGGAAACAAATTAAAATTATTCCAAATTTAGCTGATAAAATTCCTGCAGAAGATGGACAGACCCTTGAGTCAACAGTTGAGTTAGGATTAACAGAATCATTAGGAGGTAAAATTGAACCAATTCAACAAAAACTGGATTTAATGCTTGCTAACATTAATACGCTGGTTTCGGGCTTAAACAATGTTTTGGATAAAAAAGGTCAGGAAAATTTAAAAAAATCATTGTCAGAGTTGAGTGAGACTATGGAACAGTTTCACAGAGCTTCGGGAAGCCTGAATTCTATTTTGGATACTAATAAAGGGCAGATTAACGGAATTGTGACAAATTTTAATAAAATCTCAGGTAATTTCAATAAATTATCAGATTCTTTAAATAAGGCTGATTTAGGTAAAACGGTTAGGAACTTAAACCAGACATTGGCAAAAGTTGATGGTATTATGAGTAATTTGAACTCAGGTAAAGGAACTGCGGGTAAATTACTAAATGATGATGCTTTGTATAATAATTTGTCTAAAACTTCAAAAGAACTAGAATTATTGCTACAGGATGTACGTCTTAATCCAACACGTTACGTAAATGTTTCTGTTTTTGGAAAGAAAAACAAACCTTATTTAGCTCCAAAAGAAGAGGAAAATCCGACGAATAATAAATAA
- a CDS encoding protease complex subunit PrcB family protein, producing the protein MKKVVSVLAVFILISCGAKKTSNSNIPLYEILTEQSNGGGNIKFFEILTEPNEIMMLQNDPLLKDKMKHDDIATSNYVILNMGEKNTGGYSIGVEKVEETDKNIIITVKENAPAKDAMLMQVVSYPYTVVKIHSKKEIIIK; encoded by the coding sequence ATGAAAAAAGTAGTTTCGGTTTTAGCGGTTTTTATTTTGATTTCCTGTGGAGCAAAAAAAACATCAAATTCAAATATTCCATTATATGAAATCCTGACAGAACAGTCTAACGGAGGCGGAAATATCAAGTTTTTTGAAATTTTGACTGAACCAAATGAAATCATGATGCTTCAGAATGACCCTCTTTTAAAGGATAAAATGAAACACGATGATATTGCTACTTCTAATTATGTGATTTTGAATATGGGTGAAAAAAATACCGGAGGATATTCAATAGGAGTTGAAAAAGTAGAAGAAACGGACAAAAATATTATTATTACTGTCAAAGAGAATGCTCCTGCGAAAGACGCTATGTTAATGCAGGTAGTTAGTTATCCATATACAGTTGTTAAAATACATTCTAAGAAAGAAATTATTATTAAGTAA
- a CDS encoding (Fe-S)-binding protein produces MSESLVVPTMAEMLAEGKQPEVLFWVGCAGSFDDRAKKITKAFVRILNRTNVSFAVLGTEESCTGDPAKRAGNEFLFQMQAMMNIEVLNAYEAKKIVTACPHCFNTLKNEYPELGGNYEVVHHTEFLKSLIDEGRLTVEGGQFKGKKITFHDPCYLGRANKVYEAPRDLIQKLDVELVEMKRSKANGLCCGAGGAQMFKDAEPGNKEVNIERTEDALETQPDIIAAGCPFCNTMLTDGIKNKEKEGQVKVMDIAELIANAQDL; encoded by the coding sequence ATGTCAGAAAGTTTAGTAGTACCAACAATGGCAGAAATGCTGGCCGAAGGAAAACAGCCTGAAGTGTTGTTTTGGGTTGGTTGTGCAGGAAGTTTTGATGATAGGGCAAAAAAGATTACAAAAGCTTTTGTGCGAATTCTAAATCGTACAAACGTTTCTTTTGCAGTACTTGGTACTGAGGAAAGCTGTACCGGTGATCCGGCAAAAAGAGCCGGAAATGAATTTTTGTTTCAGATGCAGGCTATGATGAATATCGAGGTTTTAAATGCATACGAAGCTAAAAAAATAGTTACGGCATGTCCGCACTGTTTTAATACTTTGAAAAATGAATATCCTGAATTAGGAGGAAACTACGAAGTTGTTCACCATACCGAGTTTTTGAAATCATTAATAGATGAAGGAAGACTTACTGTTGAAGGCGGACAATTTAAAGGAAAGAAAATTACTTTTCACGATCCGTGTTATTTAGGAAGAGCTAACAAAGTTTATGAAGCACCTAGGGATTTAATTCAGAAACTGGATGTTGAACTGGTTGAAATGAAGCGTTCAAAAGCTAATGGATTGTGTTGTGGAGCAGGTGGGGCACAAATGTTTAAAGATGCTGAACCTGGTAACAAGGAAGTGAATATCGAGAGGACCGAAGATGCACTTGAAACCCAACCGGATATTATTGCAGCAGGCTGTCCGTTTTGTAATACCATGCTAACCGACGGTATTAAGAATAAAGAAAAAGAAGGACAGGTGAAAGTGATGGATATTGCTGAGTTAATTGCGAATGCACAAGATTTGTAA